Proteins encoded within one genomic window of Acidobacteriota bacterium:
- a CDS encoding Hpt domain-containing protein, with the protein MVKKIDPEILMGFIEEAKSYLPTILDCIDTFKHDPDQLDALEEAHRLFHSIKGAASMVGLSALSHVAYFAEEALEEIAAGQLEFTPDTTTVFLLTVSQVESYLDGILSGTLDDQAILVEVVKSFRRLKHLPPSGDEAAIETLVTHSQPSPVEPQSQPVMAVKPPVEEHKTLEIKPVVISTARRTDHIDEASLELREAFLEEADEHLQNITRVLRLLEKDASNKGWQQEIRRSVHTLKGAAGMVGFQTVSRLAHRMEDLLDAVYEDDLELTTEIIALIFVTTDTLEDLLHKGSAEVRERAEDLYQRFAAFLGTELADMEPVSGGTRLEPLGQESMIDLAGMIPERRREADQSKEDEQADLQRQPSQVVRVPIERLDELVRLVSELIVSRSTFEQYFRKLNHEVDELRLSVGRSQRIANRFDTEYEVSALGKGMASLVNVAAVGAGNGFTISASPVKQTHGFDELEFDRYTEFHLLTRELSENTGDINAVSNELHNTIGDFDSYLNGLNRLTSEVQDKLMRLRMVPVGSLTARLHRTVRVTAEHQAKLAKLTVEGEQVELDKTVLEEIADPLLHILRNAVDHGIEPPALRQALGKPKIGHIRVRAFYEATQVVIQVSDDGGGIEPEVIRAAAVRRGHISEPEAAHLTDEEIYSFLFLPGFSTASEVSEISGRGVGMDIVKETVTRMKGTVAIHSVPGQGMTLTIRLPMTLAILRVILVKASTETFAIPLAPVTRILRIEKDDIEHIGQKEVIRVEGEVYPLLQLGTVLNLKQPADETLRRVPVLILNLGSQQIAVAVDQLLEAREVVVKSMGNLLQRVPGVAGATLMGDGSVVLILNPNELVRTTTQPEIQPRSVVRTPAKTREALRVLIVDDSVSVRRVLSNFVRNQGWTPTEARDGLEALELLQSGTINPDVVLLDIEMPRMDGYELTATVRSNNALKHIPIVMLTSRAGEKHRRKAMDVGATDYLVKPYQEEVLLGVMRRLTQ; encoded by the coding sequence ATGGTGAAAAAAATTGACCCGGAAATTCTGATGGGATTTATCGAAGAAGCCAAAAGCTATCTTCCAACCATCCTTGATTGCATTGACACGTTTAAGCACGACCCGGACCAGCTCGATGCGCTCGAAGAAGCCCACCGGCTGTTTCACAGTATCAAGGGAGCGGCTTCCATGGTTGGACTCTCGGCCCTGAGCCATGTTGCCTACTTTGCGGAAGAAGCCCTGGAAGAAATCGCCGCTGGTCAACTTGAATTCACGCCAGATACCACCACTGTTTTCCTGTTGACGGTCAGCCAGGTCGAATCCTATCTGGACGGAATACTGTCTGGGACACTCGATGATCAGGCCATCCTGGTGGAAGTGGTCAAAAGTTTTCGGCGACTCAAACACCTTCCGCCTTCGGGTGATGAAGCAGCCATTGAAACACTGGTCACACACAGCCAGCCCTCACCAGTGGAGCCACAATCGCAACCAGTGATGGCGGTCAAACCGCCAGTTGAAGAACACAAAACCCTTGAAATCAAACCAGTTGTCATCAGTACCGCTCGCCGGACAGATCATATTGACGAAGCATCGCTTGAGCTTCGCGAAGCCTTTTTGGAAGAAGCCGACGAACACCTCCAAAATATCACCCGTGTCCTGCGGTTGCTTGAAAAAGATGCGTCCAACAAAGGCTGGCAACAGGAAATCCGCCGCAGCGTGCATACCCTGAAAGGGGCCGCTGGGATGGTCGGGTTTCAAACCGTCAGCCGGCTGGCACATCGGATGGAAGATTTGCTGGATGCCGTCTATGAAGACGACCTGGAACTGACCACAGAAATTATCGCGCTGATCTTTGTCACCACTGATACCCTCGAAGACCTGCTCCACAAAGGCAGCGCCGAAGTCCGGGAACGCGCCGAAGATCTCTATCAACGCTTTGCGGCATTTCTAGGGACGGAACTCGCAGACATGGAACCGGTTTCAGGCGGTACCCGCCTTGAACCCCTGGGCCAGGAAAGCATGATTGACCTGGCGGGGATGATCCCAGAGCGGCGTCGGGAAGCCGACCAGTCGAAAGAGGATGAGCAGGCAGACCTTCAACGGCAGCCATCCCAGGTGGTGCGAGTACCGATTGAACGGCTGGATGAACTTGTCCGACTGGTCAGCGAACTCATCGTCAGCCGGTCCACCTTTGAACAGTATTTCAGAAAACTCAACCACGAAGTTGATGAACTCCGGTTGAGTGTCGGGCGGTCACAGCGCATTGCCAACCGGTTTGATACTGAATATGAAGTCAGTGCCCTGGGCAAAGGAATGGCATCCCTGGTCAATGTGGCGGCGGTTGGCGCTGGAAATGGGTTTACGATTTCAGCGTCTCCGGTAAAGCAAACCCACGGCTTTGACGAACTGGAATTTGACCGCTACACCGAATTTCACCTGCTCACCCGTGAACTCAGTGAAAATACAGGCGATATCAACGCCGTCAGCAACGAACTGCATAACACCATCGGCGATTTCGACAGCTATCTCAACGGCTTAAATCGGCTGACAAGCGAAGTTCAGGACAAACTGATGCGGTTGCGGATGGTGCCGGTCGGGTCATTGACAGCGCGGCTCCATCGCACGGTTCGGGTCACCGCCGAACATCAGGCCAAACTGGCGAAATTAACCGTTGAAGGCGAGCAGGTCGAACTCGACAAAACGGTACTCGAAGAAATTGCCGACCCGTTGCTGCACATCCTGCGCAATGCGGTTGACCACGGAATCGAACCTCCGGCCCTGCGCCAGGCACTTGGAAAACCAAAAATCGGACATATCCGGGTGCGAGCTTTTTATGAGGCGACGCAGGTGGTGATTCAGGTCAGTGATGACGGCGGCGGCATTGAACCGGAGGTCATTCGGGCAGCAGCAGTTCGCCGAGGCCATATTTCCGAACCCGAAGCCGCCCATTTGACGGATGAAGAAATTTATTCCTTCCTTTTTCTACCTGGATTTAGCACGGCATCAGAGGTCAGTGAAATTTCCGGTCGTGGCGTCGGCATGGATATTGTCAAAGAAACCGTGACCCGAATGAAAGGCACGGTGGCGATCCACTCCGTTCCTGGTCAGGGGATGACGCTGACCATTCGGTTGCCGATGACCCTGGCGATCCTGCGGGTCATTCTGGTTAAAGCCAGCACTGAGACGTTTGCGATTCCGCTGGCACCGGTGACCCGAATTTTGCGGATCGAAAAAGATGACATCGAACACATCGGGCAAAAAGAAGTGATTCGAGTTGAAGGCGAGGTGTATCCGCTCCTGCAATTGGGAACGGTGCTCAATCTCAAACAACCGGCGGATGAGACACTTCGCCGGGTTCCGGTGCTGATTCTCAACCTTGGTTCTCAGCAGATTGCGGTTGCCGTAGACCAGTTGCTGGAAGCTCGCGAAGTGGTAGTCAAATCCATGGGTAATCTCTTACAGCGTGTCCCTGGTGTCGCCGGCGCCACCCTGATGGGAGACGGCAGCGTTGTTCTGATTCTCAATCCAAATGAACTGGTCCGGACCACAACCCAGCCGGAAATCCAGCCCAGATCAGTTGTCAGAACTCCCGCCAAAACTCGCGAAGCCCTCCGCGTCCTGATCGTGGATGATTCGGTCAGTGTTCGTCGGGTACTTTCCAATTTCGTGCGCAATCAGGGGTGGACTCCGACTGAAGCCAGAGACGGCCTCGAAGCCCTTGAACTGCTGCAAAGCGGAACAATCAATCCAGATGTGGTGTTGCTCGACATCGAAATGCCGCGCATGGATGGCTATGAACTCACGGCCACGGTTCGGTCAAACAATGCCTTAAAGCACATCCCCATCGTGATGCTCACCTCTCGCGCCGGGGAAAAACACCGCCGCAAGGCCATGGACGTTGGCGCCACTGACTATCTGGTTAAACCCTATCAGGAAGAAGTGCTGCTGGGGGTAATGCGACGATTGACCCAGTAA
- a CDS encoding chemotaxis response regulator protein-glutamate methylesterase, whose translation MGEPIRVVIADDSPFVCRLLASYLRSDPEIEVVGIAQDGKQAIEMVSRLRPSAVTLDLGMPVVDGLEALKHIMHTQPTPVIVISGISSESATCTLQALEAGAVDFILKYTPGTDTNPEALRHEIITKVRAASRIRVIRSLKVQNAGAGNRVNVPILLNRLAERKTGEKVSPPEANRLVGGGVIVVGASTGGPVALRELIGSLPGDLRATVLVVQHMPAMFTKVLALQLNRSVTLKVKEAESGDPLEPGTVLIAPGGYHMLVGPDSRIRLTEGPEIEGHRPSVDVTMQSVAQLYGSRTKGVLLTGMGKDGSMGLLSIRSRGGKTYVQDAASCVVNGMPQSAIDLGVVDCVAPPQEIARRLCQS comes from the coding sequence ATGGGTGAACCAATTCGTGTCGTGATTGCTGATGATTCGCCGTTTGTCTGCCGACTGCTGGCCTCGTACCTGCGCTCTGACCCAGAGATTGAAGTGGTTGGGATCGCACAGGATGGGAAACAGGCCATTGAAATGGTGAGCCGGCTCCGGCCCAGTGCCGTGACGCTGGATTTGGGAATGCCGGTTGTTGACGGACTGGAGGCGCTCAAACACATCATGCACACACAGCCCACGCCAGTCATCGTCATCAGCGGCATCAGCAGCGAATCGGCCACCTGCACGCTCCAGGCACTTGAAGCCGGGGCCGTGGATTTCATTTTGAAATACACCCCAGGCACCGACACCAACCCGGAGGCACTCCGGCATGAAATTATTACCAAAGTCCGGGCCGCTTCCCGGATTCGGGTCATTCGATCATTAAAGGTTCAAAATGCTGGGGCTGGCAACCGGGTGAACGTACCGATTCTATTGAATCGCCTTGCAGAGCGAAAAACTGGGGAAAAGGTATCGCCTCCGGAAGCAAACCGACTGGTTGGTGGCGGAGTGATTGTGGTTGGGGCTTCCACTGGCGGCCCGGTAGCCTTGCGCGAATTGATTGGAAGTCTTCCGGGCGATTTACGAGCCACAGTTTTGGTGGTCCAGCATATGCCGGCCATGTTTACCAAAGTCCTCGCCCTCCAACTCAATCGGTCCGTCACCCTCAAGGTCAAAGAGGCTGAATCCGGGGACCCGCTCGAACCAGGCACCGTCCTGATTGCACCTGGTGGCTACCATATGCTGGTGGGGCCAGATTCCAGGATTCGGCTGACCGAAGGCCCGGAAATCGAAGGCCACCGGCCATCGGTTGATGTCACCATGCAGTCAGTGGCGCAGCTCTATGGTTCACGGACCAAAGGCGTGCTCCTGACCGGAATGGGGAAAGACGGCTCAATGGGATTGCTTTCGATCCGGTCCCGAGGCGGCAAGACCTATGTGCAAGACGCCGCCAGTTGTGTCGTCAATGGCATGCCGCAAAGTGCGATTGACCTCGGCGTCGTTGATTGCGTGGCCCCGCCCCAGGAAATCGCCCGGCGGTTGTGCCAGTCTTAA
- a CDS encoding PAS domain S-box protein, producing the protein MPATVISSEEAERLATLYQYNVLDTAPEPAFDRITQLAARWFQVPIALISLIDKDQVWIKSCFGMEPTSVRREETLCAQAILSAEPLIIPDAVANPRFSENPKVIGPPYIRFYAGVPLTMANGHRVGTLCIIDTASRQFSSEECERLQDLAILVQDQIELRTNRLAPGYAEATLKKYNQVLVELAGSQVLTRGNLKASLQKLTSTTAQTLRIARVSVWMYAENDSKIRCIDLFELDTYRHSEGFELLANHYPAYFNSLEVERVIAAHDACSDPRTKEFADTYLYPFGITSMLGAPIRLGNRKLGVLCLEHIGPPRRWTVEEQQFAASVADLITVAIEAAEHRRAEIALRTSEQYLHHMLEHIGLIAVQLDQQGKVTFCNHYLLEVTGYQKAQVIGKNWFEQFLPADLRVQAATQFRTNLAQQKITLHKEREIETSTGERRLISWYNTLLFGPAGDVEGTASIGIDITEKKRAEDTLRNSEARNRILLDSIPDVMFRLSQLGNTLEYRPGKDIDPFGVTEDIIGTNVFEWMPDEAGQQVMYQMKRALQTGEVQSLEFQTIVGTIVRDYEARFVVSGDNEVLVIVRDIVKRKQIENALRQARNELEIRVQERTAELEKTNLALRHEIIERKQFELALSESEERYRELFQNSPLGIYRSTTDGQILMANPAMIRMLGYTSFEELKDRNLNNKADFTPEFSRSQFLQMMLQNNEVTGLETSWRRRDGTTIFVRENARAAFTPDGTLLHFEGTVEDVTKHKQAELELRNSQERYQILFESNPFPVFVFDAETLGFLAVNQAAVSHYGYTLAEFLSMTIKELCPEEELTSQLELPAALAPQTEVQGMWQHRKKDGTVIDVELTTHSMLFEGRPARSVIVNDITDRKQAEAALRQSEERYRDLYENANDMFYTHDLQGRFTSCNKATERVSGYSRTEALTLSIAQVVAPQDVEFAREMILAKLSMNTPTTYELNFITKDGRCIPTEVSSRLIFKDGKPVGVQGTARDITERKQAEEMVKLARDSALESARLKSQFLANMSHEIRTPLNGVIGMTRLLSDTKLTPKQQDYVETIQHSGDTLLTIINEILDLSKIEAGKVTIESIPFALESVLQQTYKVVSERAQSKGLELVLQVAPNVPQELKGDPVRLRQILMNLVGNAVKFTERGKVTIQVKQVRQTDDTVIIRFEVADTGIGIAPEGCKVLFQPFAQADGSTTRKYGGTGLGLAICKQLTELMGGQLGFESTVGQGSTFWFVVPLQKPDHPAEAMPLEATPLSNLRLVVVDDDLKSAEMLQHQLSLWKIQTQCVTRESQALELLHLAADQGTPLPAIILDLKLPELLGLELVHLIQTDSRLAETTLILLAPSQVVLTDEEGMLSGLELILTKPVTPSALYNCLLKIADPSRKTGSLPCASALALGESKVKTGPLGQPRVLVVEDNRVNQVLAKITLENLGVRVEIAEDGFKALEACAKTAFDLIFMDCQLPLMDGFETTAVIREEELLIDRHVPIIALTANAMRGDRERCLAAGMDDYVSKPFQPEDFQAILQRWVTKVAQPSEPATSRPALSEPVPRTSDQPFQLNEKVLNPHALQQLLTLGEDDASFLNEFLEMAYPNFAEHITALHRAAHHTKREKLRETAHSLKGAAGTIGAVVMVKICQQLEKVAEEAPTAAIKDLIIQLEQALTQVKNEMTAYLGNKLL; encoded by the coding sequence ATGCCTGCAACCGTGATTTCTTCTGAAGAAGCCGAGCGGTTGGCAACCCTCTATCAGTACAATGTTTTGGATACGGCACCCGAACCGGCCTTTGACCGCATTACCCAACTGGCGGCTCGCTGGTTTCAGGTTCCAATTGCCTTGATTAGCCTCATTGACAAAGATCAGGTATGGATTAAATCCTGCTTTGGGATGGAGCCAACCTCAGTTCGACGAGAAGAAACACTTTGCGCCCAGGCCATTTTGTCGGCTGAACCGCTCATTATTCCCGATGCGGTCGCCAACCCACGGTTTTCTGAAAACCCCAAGGTCATCGGACCTCCCTACATTCGATTTTATGCCGGTGTCCCGCTCACCATGGCCAATGGACATCGGGTTGGAACCCTCTGCATTATTGATACAGCGTCTCGCCAGTTTTCGAGCGAGGAATGTGAACGGCTCCAGGATCTGGCCATTCTGGTTCAGGATCAGATTGAACTGAGAACCAACCGCCTGGCCCCAGGCTACGCTGAAGCCACCCTCAAAAAATACAATCAGGTACTGGTCGAACTCGCCGGCAGTCAGGTCTTGACCCGAGGCAATCTCAAAGCAAGTTTGCAAAAGCTCACATCCACCACGGCGCAAACACTTCGGATCGCACGTGTGAGCGTGTGGATGTATGCCGAAAATGATTCGAAAATTCGCTGTATTGACCTGTTTGAACTCGATACTTACCGACATAGTGAAGGCTTTGAATTGCTGGCCAACCATTATCCGGCCTATTTCAATTCACTTGAAGTTGAACGAGTCATTGCCGCCCACGATGCTTGCTCAGACCCTCGAACGAAAGAATTTGCCGATACCTATCTCTATCCGTTTGGCATTACGTCTATGTTGGGTGCTCCCATCAGGTTGGGCAATCGGAAACTCGGGGTTCTCTGCCTTGAACATATTGGGCCGCCACGCCGGTGGACGGTTGAAGAACAACAGTTTGCGGCATCGGTGGCTGACCTGATCACGGTTGCGATTGAGGCCGCCGAACATCGCCGGGCCGAAATCGCCCTCCGCACATCCGAACAATATTTGCACCATATGCTTGAACATATCGGGCTGATTGCGGTGCAACTGGATCAGCAAGGCAAAGTCACTTTTTGTAATCACTATTTGCTCGAAGTCACCGGGTATCAGAAAGCACAGGTCATTGGAAAAAACTGGTTTGAGCAATTTTTACCGGCTGACCTGCGTGTTCAAGCAGCCACCCAGTTTCGCACCAACCTTGCCCAGCAAAAAATCACCCTGCACAAAGAACGGGAAATTGAAACAAGCACTGGCGAACGTCGGCTGATTTCGTGGTACAACACCCTGTTGTTTGGACCTGCGGGCGATGTCGAAGGCACGGCCAGCATCGGCATTGATATTACCGAAAAGAAACGGGCCGAAGATACGCTTCGCAATAGTGAAGCTCGGAACCGCATTCTGCTGGATTCAATTCCGGATGTCATGTTTCGACTGAGTCAGTTGGGAAATACCCTTGAATACCGACCTGGAAAAGACATTGACCCATTTGGAGTAACTGAGGACATCATTGGGACAAACGTGTTTGAATGGATGCCCGATGAAGCTGGCCAGCAGGTGATGTACCAGATGAAACGGGCGCTCCAAACCGGCGAGGTGCAAAGTCTTGAGTTTCAAACCATTGTGGGAACCATCGTTCGTGACTACGAAGCCCGATTTGTCGTCAGTGGTGACAATGAAGTTCTGGTCATTGTCCGTGATATCGTCAAACGCAAGCAAATTGAAAATGCACTCCGCCAGGCACGAAATGAGTTGGAAATTCGGGTTCAGGAACGCACCGCCGAGTTGGAAAAAACCAACCTGGCTCTGCGCCATGAAATTATAGAACGCAAACAATTTGAGCTGGCTTTGAGTGAGAGCGAGGAACGGTATCGCGAACTGTTTCAGAATTCCCCGCTCGGCATTTATCGCTCAACCACTGATGGCCAGATTCTGATGGCCAATCCGGCCATGATTCGCATGCTGGGGTACACGTCGTTTGAGGAATTGAAAGATCGGAATTTAAATAATAAAGCCGATTTCACCCCTGAATTTTCACGCAGCCAGTTTCTGCAGATGATGTTACAAAACAACGAAGTAACGGGGCTGGAAACATCCTGGCGGCGGCGTGATGGAACCACGATTTTTGTTCGGGAAAATGCCAGAGCCGCGTTTACACCAGATGGCACGCTCCTGCACTTTGAGGGAACAGTCGAAGACGTCACCAAGCACAAACAGGCCGAACTTGAACTCCGGAACAGCCAGGAGCGGTATCAGATTTTGTTTGAAAGCAATCCGTTCCCGGTTTTTGTCTTCGACGCTGAAACCCTGGGCTTTCTGGCGGTCAATCAGGCGGCGGTCAGTCATTACGGGTATACCCTGGCAGAATTCTTGTCAATGACCATCAAGGAACTCTGTCCTGAGGAAGAGCTGACCAGCCAACTTGAATTACCGGCAGCACTTGCGCCTCAAACTGAAGTTCAAGGGATGTGGCAACACCGGAAAAAAGATGGCACGGTCATTGACGTTGAATTGACCACCCACTCCATGTTGTTTGAAGGCCGACCGGCCCGAAGCGTCATTGTCAACGACATCACCGACCGCAAACAGGCAGAAGCCGCCCTGCGGCAAAGTGAGGAGCGGTATCGTGACCTGTATGAAAATGCCAACGACATGTTTTATACCCACGATTTACAGGGGAGATTCACCTCGTGCAATAAAGCGACCGAACGGGTCTCCGGCTATTCACGGACGGAAGCGCTGACCCTGAGTATTGCCCAGGTTGTGGCGCCCCAGGATGTTGAGTTTGCCCGGGAAATGATACTGGCCAAACTCTCAATGAATACCCCGACGACCTATGAACTCAACTTTATTACCAAGGATGGTCGGTGCATTCCGACTGAGGTCAGTTCTCGATTGATCTTTAAGGATGGAAAACCAGTCGGGGTTCAAGGCACGGCCCGCGATATCACCGAACGCAAACAGGCTGAAGAGATGGTCAAACTGGCCCGCGACAGCGCGCTCGAATCCGCCCGGTTAAAATCCCAGTTTCTGGCCAACATGAGCCATGAAATCCGTACACCGCTCAATGGTGTCATTGGAATGACGCGTCTTCTCTCCGACACCAAACTCACCCCCAAACAACAGGACTATGTTGAGACGATTCAACACAGCGGCGACACATTATTGACGATCATCAATGAAATCCTCGATCTTTCCAAAATCGAGGCTGGCAAGGTCACGATTGAGTCAATTCCATTCGCACTGGAGTCGGTCCTCCAGCAAACCTACAAAGTCGTCAGCGAACGTGCCCAGAGTAAGGGATTGGAACTTGTGCTCCAGGTTGCCCCTAACGTCCCTCAGGAATTAAAGGGGGATCCAGTTCGACTTCGCCAAATTTTGATGAATCTGGTTGGGAATGCCGTCAAATTCACGGAACGCGGAAAAGTGACCATTCAGGTTAAGCAGGTGCGTCAAACTGACGACACCGTGATCATCCGCTTTGAAGTCGCTGACACCGGGATTGGCATTGCACCCGAAGGATGCAAAGTGCTGTTTCAACCTTTTGCCCAGGCTGATGGCTCAACGACCCGCAAATATGGCGGTACGGGATTGGGGCTCGCCATTTGTAAGCAGTTGACTGAGTTGATGGGCGGGCAGCTTGGGTTTGAAAGCACCGTGGGTCAGGGCAGCACGTTTTGGTTTGTGGTCCCGCTCCAAAAACCAGACCACCCAGCCGAGGCGATGCCTCTTGAAGCCACCCCGCTCAGCAACCTGCGGCTGGTGGTGGTGGATGATGACCTGAAGTCCGCCGAAATGCTGCAGCATCAGCTTTCCCTCTGGAAGATCCAGACCCAATGTGTCACCAGAGAATCACAGGCCCTTGAACTGTTACACCTGGCCGCTGATCAGGGAACCCCCTTGCCCGCCATCATCCTGGACCTGAAATTGCCCGAACTGCTGGGCCTGGAACTGGTCCATCTCATTCAGACTGATTCCCGGCTGGCTGAGACCACACTCATTCTTCTGGCTCCATCCCAAGTCGTCTTGACTGACGAGGAGGGAATGCTCTCGGGCCTGGAACTTATCCTCACCAAACCTGTTACGCCGTCGGCGCTCTACAATTGTTTGTTAAAAATAGCGGACCCATCACGAAAAACCGGCAGCCTGCCCTGCGCCTCGGCCCTGGCGTTGGGTGAGTCAAAAGTCAAAACTGGGCCGCTGGGTCAACCTCGCGTGCTGGTGGTTGAAGACAATCGGGTGAACCAGGTCCTGGCCAAGATCACGCTTGAAAATCTTGGGGTTCGGGTTGAAATTGCCGAGGATGGATTTAAAGCCCTTGAAGCCTGTGCCAAAACCGCCTTTGACCTGATCTTTATGGATTGTCAACTTCCGCTCATGGACGGATTTGAAACCACGGCGGTCATCCGCGAGGAAGAACTTTTAATTGACCGGCATGTTCCAATCATTGCGCTAACGGCCAATGCCATGCGCGGAGATCGGGAACGATGCCTGGCGGCAGGAATGGACGACTACGTTAGTAAACCCTTTCAACCTGAAGATTTTCAGGCCATTCTCCAGCGCTGGGTAACCAAAGTGGCTCAACCGTCCGAACCCGCCACCTCCAGACCAGCCCTTTCAGAACCAGTTCCCAGAACCAGTGACCAACCATTTCAACTCAATGAAAAAGTGCTCAATCCTCACGCGTTGCAACAACTCCTGACATTAGGCGAGGATGACGCTTCGTTTTTAAATGAGTTCCTGGAAATGGCTTACCCCAATTTTGCAGAGCACATTACGGCCTTGCATCGGGCAGCTCACCACACCAAACGCGAGAAACTCCGGGAAACCGCGCATTCCCTCAAGGGTGCCGCCGGCACCATTGGGGCGGTGGTCATGGTGAAGATATGCCAGCAATTGGAGAAAGTCGCCGAGGAAGCCCCAACCGCAGCCATAAAAGACCTGATCATTCAATTAGAACAAGCCTTAACTCAGGTAAAAAATGAAATGACTGCTTATCTAGGAAACAAGCTGTTATGA
- a CDS encoding chemotaxis protein CheW, producing the protein MSQNTVSSTSQRLIRCAVGTQTCCLELALVQSVQRAELMQPNLSEAGPIGWLPGKNQSSIPVWRLATRLGLPADPKNQTGSIMVLHHKSHPWALMVDRMMGIVDAPVDTILPVPEMVDRATNHIFRGIVRVEQELILYLEPERLHPEEVNPLPVITDRQLSPHSKTSATSTASKQRKGQILLFSVGTESPFEHPITFGLSITQVAEILERPAMTRIPMAPKHILGLVNWRNQPVPAIDFGHLFGLGAALFEENTRLLIARTSASGELVAIPIQPSVKVQSLPLPYQPSRKEIPVNTTLAKGIFTLRNETLVIPDMNAFGGC; encoded by the coding sequence ATGTCACAAAATACAGTCTCATCCACATCTCAACGGTTGATTCGGTGTGCGGTTGGCACCCAAACCTGCTGCCTGGAACTGGCTCTGGTACAGAGCGTCCAGCGAGCTGAATTGATGCAGCCCAACCTGTCAGAAGCTGGCCCCATCGGCTGGCTTCCAGGAAAAAATCAGTCATCCATTCCGGTTTGGCGGCTTGCAACCCGGCTGGGCCTCCCAGCAGATCCAAAAAACCAGACAGGATCAATTATGGTCCTTCATCACAAAAGTCATCCCTGGGCGTTGATGGTTGATCGAATGATGGGAATCGTAGACGCACCGGTTGACACCATTCTGCCAGTTCCAGAAATGGTTGATCGGGCAACAAACCACATTTTTCGAGGAATTGTCCGGGTTGAACAGGAATTGATTTTGTATCTGGAACCAGAACGACTTCACCCGGAAGAAGTCAATCCACTTCCCGTAATCACAGATCGTCAACTCTCGCCGCATTCAAAGACATCAGCCACCTCGACAGCGTCCAAACAAAGAAAAGGTCAGATCCTGCTTTTTTCAGTTGGAACTGAATCACCCTTTGAGCACCCAATCACCTTTGGGCTGAGCATTACCCAGGTTGCCGAGATTCTTGAGCGACCAGCCATGACCCGGATTCCGATGGCGCCAAAGCATATTCTGGGTCTGGTCAACTGGCGAAACCAGCCGGTACCAGCCATTGATTTTGGCCACTTGTTTGGATTGGGCGCCGCACTGTTTGAAGAAAATACCCGACTCTTAATTGCCCGAACCTCAGCCAGCGGCGAACTGGTGGCAATTCCAATCCAGCCTTCGGTCAAAGTTCAAAGTCTCCCCCTGCCCTATCAACCATCTCGGAAAGAAATTCCGGTCAATACGACGCTGGCAAAAGGGATTTTTACCCTTCGTAACGAAACCCTGGTTATTCCAGATATGAATGCGTTTGGAGGCTGCTGA